In Bos taurus isolate L1 Dominette 01449 registration number 42190680 breed Hereford chromosome 9, ARS-UCD2.0, whole genome shotgun sequence, a single genomic region encodes these proteins:
- the MAS1 gene encoding proto-oncogene Mas, producing MDEANGTSFVAEEPSNASTSGNTSVKDPRREIPIVHWVIMSISPLGFVENGILLWFLCFRMRRNPFTVYITHLSIADISLLFCIFILSVDYALDYELSSGYYYTIVTLSVTFLFGYNTGLYLLTAISVERCLSVLYPIWYRCHRPKHQSAFVCALLWALSCLVTTMEYVMCIDSEGQTHSRGDCRAVIIFIAILSFLVFTPLMVVSSTILVVKIRKNSWASHSSKLYLVITVTIIIFFIFAMPMRLLYLLYYEYWSTFKNLHHVSLLFSTINSSANPFIYFFVGSSRKKRFKESLKVVLTRAFKDEMQPRQPEDHTATTATETVV from the coding sequence ATGGATGAGGCAAACGGGACATCATTTGTTGCTGAGGAGCCCTCCAACGCCTCAACCAGCGGGAACACCTCCGTCAAGGACCCGCGCCGGGAAATTCCCATCGTGCACTGGGTGATCATGAGCATCTCCCCGCTGGGCTTTGTTGAGAACGGAATcctcctctggttcctctgcttccgGATGAGAAGAAACCCCTTCACCGTCTACATCACCCACTTGTCCATCGCGGACATCTCGTTGCTCTTTTGCATCTTTATTCTGTCTGTTGATTATGCTTTAGATTACGAGCTGTCTTCTGGCTATTACTACACAATTGTCACGTTATCGGTGACGTTTCTCTTTGGCTACAACACAGGCCTGTACCTGCTGACGGCCATCAGCGTGGAGAGGTGCCTGTCTGTCCTGTACCCCATCTGGTACCGGTGCCACCGCCCCAAGCACCAGTCGGCATTCGTCTGTGCCCTCCTGTGGGCACTCTCCTGCTTGGTGACCACCATGGAATACGTCATGTGCATTGACAGTGAGGGACAGACCCACTCCCGAGGAGACTGCAGGGCCGTGATCATCTTCATAGCCATTCTGAGCTTCCTGGTCTTTACTCCCCTCATGGTGGTGTCCAGCACCATCTTGGTGGTGAAGATCCGGAAGAACTCGTGGGCGTCCCACTCCTCGAAGCTGTACCTGGTCATCACCGTCACCATCATCATATTCTTCATCTTCGCCatgcccatgaggctcctctacCTGCTCTATTACGAGTACTGGTCGACATTCAAGAACTTGCACCacgtttctcttctcttctctaccatCAATAGCAGCGCCAAcccttttatttacttctttgtgggcagcagcaggaagaagcGGTTCAAAGAGTCCTTGAAAGTGGTTCTGACCAGGGCTTTCAAAGATGAAATGCAGCCCAGGCAACCAGAAGACCACACGGCCACCACAGCAACCGAGACTGTTGTCTGA